Proteins encoded within one genomic window of Bacteroides sedimenti:
- a CDS encoding DUF5060 domain-containing protein, producing the protein MKKNIASFFVLFLITQIASANFNKVTVIMGKFALYEKVEINVNLTENWQNPYLQEDIALDMEIISPSGRMMLLPCFYVSGESGKESLWKARFTPQELGKYQYKFVITKNKHLAYSTGYKKIAIISSGSKNGFLHANDKWTFRFDDGKPFRGIGENICWESRDSDDSKFFKELNQKSKFNYEYMLPTLATNGGNFFRTWMCSWNLPIDFKNGFNNNRYQSSDEYYNPSALIKMDRLMELNDSLHLYMMLTLGPGAYNKREGGLVDSAADFFVKQEAKQRYKNRLRYIVARWGYSTSIAAWEFFNEVDNVQFGDPGHAINGADIVAWHDEMSRYLKSIDPYNHICTTSISHRDIDGLNSLKCIDVNQKHIYRNTSIIPVEINRYVEKFDKPYVIGEFGYEWDWSKNFNDFAESMDMDFRRGLWYGLFSPTPILPMSWWWEFFDSRNMQSYLKGVRQISDMMLAAGDGSFQHVPVNAGNCQAFGVKCGSTFFVYLLNANLDPASVIVNIQTKIDGNYSIQSFDPKTLIYKDVKVHSSSENGLKINDLYLESLREQVIIITPSKK; encoded by the coding sequence ATGAAAAAAAATATTGCTTCTTTTTTTGTATTATTTCTAATAACGCAAATTGCTTCAGCTAATTTTAATAAAGTCACCGTAATTATGGGGAAATTTGCTCTGTATGAAAAGGTAGAAATCAATGTTAATCTTACTGAAAACTGGCAGAACCCATATTTGCAGGAAGACATTGCTTTGGATATGGAGATTATCTCTCCTTCAGGAAGGATGATGTTATTACCTTGTTTTTATGTTTCGGGTGAAAGTGGTAAAGAATCGTTGTGGAAAGCTCGTTTTACTCCACAGGAGTTAGGAAAATATCAATATAAATTCGTAATCACAAAAAATAAGCATCTTGCGTATTCTACGGGTTATAAAAAAATAGCGATCATCTCTTCCGGCTCTAAAAATGGCTTTCTTCATGCGAATGACAAATGGACTTTCCGTTTTGACGATGGAAAACCATTTCGTGGAATAGGTGAGAACATTTGTTGGGAATCACGAGACAGCGATGACTCTAAATTTTTCAAGGAATTAAATCAGAAGTCAAAATTTAATTATGAGTATATGTTACCAACTTTGGCAACCAATGGAGGTAATTTTTTTCGGACTTGGATGTGTTCTTGGAATCTCCCTATTGATTTTAAAAATGGGTTTAATAATAATCGTTACCAATCCTCAGATGAATACTATAATCCCAGTGCATTAATAAAAATGGATCGATTGATGGAACTCAATGATTCATTACATTTGTATATGATGCTCACTTTGGGTCCGGGCGCCTACAATAAGCGCGAAGGCGGATTGGTTGATTCGGCTGCAGATTTTTTTGTGAAACAAGAAGCCAAACAACGATATAAAAACAGATTAAGATACATAGTAGCTCGTTGGGGATATAGCACAAGTATTGCTGCTTGGGAGTTTTTTAACGAAGTTGATAATGTACAATTCGGTGACCCTGGTCATGCCATTAATGGTGCCGATATTGTTGCCTGGCATGATGAAATGAGCCGGTACCTTAAATCAATCGATCCTTATAATCATATATGCACCACAAGTATTTCTCACCGTGACATTGATGGCTTAAATTCTTTGAAGTGCATTGATGTAAATCAAAAACATATTTATCGTAATACATCTATTATCCCTGTCGAGATTAACAGATATGTGGAGAAATTTGATAAACCTTATGTTATTGGTGAATTTGGCTATGAGTGGGATTGGAGTAAAAACTTCAATGACTTTGCCGAAAGTATGGATATGGATTTTCGTCGTGGTTTATGGTACGGACTTTTTTCACCTACACCTATATTACCCATGAGTTGGTGGTGGGAGTTTTTTGATAGTCGCAACATGCAATCTTATTTAAAAGGCGTTCGTCAAATTAGTGATATGATGCTGGCCGCTGGAGATGGTTCGTTTCAACATGTTCCTGTTAATGCCGGGAACTGTCAGGCTTTTGGTGTGAAATGTGGATCAACTTTTTTTGTTTATCTATTAAACGCCAATTTGGATCCAGCTTCTGTAATAGTGAATATTCAAACGAAGATAGATGGCAACTATTCCATACAATCGTTCGATCCAAAAACTCTTATTTACAAGGATGTAAAAGTTCACTCTTCTTCAGAGAATGGATTAAAAATAAATGATTTATATCTCGAATCCCTTCGAGAGCAGGTCATAATCATTACTCCTTCTAAAAAATAG
- a CDS encoding glycoside hydrolase family 130 protein → MNKFDEKVDKLLKDQEALLVLKNEKIPNGNGLFTRYKYPILTAEHTPVTWRYDLDERSNPYLMERIGMNAVLNSGAIKWNGKYILLARVEGVDRKSFFAVAESNNGIDNFRFWDFPLTIPDTENPATNIYDMRLTSHEDGWIYGIFCAERLDPNAPAGDLSTATATAGIARTKDLINWERLPDLKSRSQQRNVVLHPEFVNGKYALYTRPQDGFIDAGSGGGIGWALIDDITKAEIKEEKIIDHRYYHTIKEVKNGEGPHPIKTPQGWLHLAHGVRGCAAGLRYVLYLYMTDLKDPSKLIAAPGGYFMAPVGIERIGDVSNVLFSNGWIADDDGTVYIYYASSDTRMHVATSTIEKLVDYCMNTPEDGFTTTKSVETLKKQIEKNLSLLANK, encoded by the coding sequence ATGAATAAATTTGATGAAAAGGTAGATAAACTTCTGAAAGATCAAGAAGCTTTACTTGTACTTAAAAATGAGAAAATACCTAATGGTAATGGCCTGTTTACTCGTTATAAATACCCCATACTAACAGCTGAACATACTCCCGTAACCTGGAGATATGATTTAGATGAACGCTCTAACCCATACCTGATGGAAAGGATTGGAATGAACGCAGTCCTGAATTCGGGCGCAATCAAATGGAATGGGAAATATATCCTTCTGGCCAGGGTAGAGGGAGTTGATAGAAAATCGTTTTTTGCAGTGGCCGAGAGTAACAATGGAATAGATAATTTCCGCTTTTGGGATTTTCCCTTGACTATTCCCGATACAGAGAACCCTGCTACAAACATCTATGATATGCGTCTCACCTCTCACGAAGATGGATGGATTTATGGCATATTTTGTGCCGAGCGACTTGATCCGAATGCTCCGGCAGGTGATCTATCTACGGCTACGGCAACTGCCGGAATTGCCCGAACAAAAGATTTGATAAACTGGGAACGGCTGCCCGACTTAAAATCCAGAAGTCAGCAACGTAACGTAGTGCTTCATCCTGAGTTTGTCAACGGGAAATATGCACTTTATACCCGCCCCCAAGATGGTTTTATTGATGCCGGAAGCGGCGGGGGTATTGGCTGGGCTTTGATTGATGATATTACCAAAGCTGAAATTAAAGAAGAAAAGATTATTGATCATCGTTACTATCACACGATTAAAGAAGTGAAGAACGGAGAAGGCCCTCATCCAATTAAAACGCCCCAAGGATGGCTCCATCTAGCTCACGGAGTAAGAGGATGCGCTGCCGGTTTGCGTTATGTTCTTTATCTGTATATGACCGATCTGAAAGATCCTTCAAAACTGATTGCGGCTCCTGGAGGATATTTTATGGCTCCAGTAGGAATAGAGCGGATAGGAGATGTATCGAATGTGCTTTTCAGTAACGGATGGATTGCTGACGATGACGGAACTGTGTACATCTATTATGCCTCTTCCGATACCCGGATGCACGTGGCAACCTCAACCATTGAAAAGTTGGTGGATTATTGCATGAATACTCCGGAAGATGGATTTACAACAACAAAATCAGTTGAAACTTTGAAGAAACAGATTGAGAAAAATCTTAGTTTGCTGGCAAATAAATAA
- a CDS encoding glycosyl hydrolase 2 galactose-binding domain-containing protein, which produces MRKICLIVLLLISCKSSYSQTNYYTRGIGVYPGNPQENFSPKLVPDNEHYRNVAKLKSAYHSSSYDYNLTAQLITDGTITDKQPPYINVSTPKGDLPKNEREWLFDRGPYSECNISGDNVYLQLALNDCHTLINKIIINGRVSFNQQRNNGYEIVCYGSNDKKNWKELGKNKGNEFIGKEQAQADSPGKKLTRHFNQTITFNKTVDYIYYKIALKMAGAQEWKISAWDFYCNDKQVLITPSKYFNSTWMSAGNSNEWVYVDFGAPAEFDKVKLYWVNKAIKGKIQISDDADNWKTIANLPGGRFKTDEISVSKTKARYVRVTMDKSADGNQFVLSELEVYGKGGLVAEPKSQPTATNQHVFLSGGNWQLQRASNVKGNGTEISKIEYEPSDWIRATVPGTVLSSYFNVGALPNSNYADNQMQISESFFNSNFWYRDEFEIPANYKNGRIFLNFDGINWKANIFVNGQTVGRIDGAFMRGKFDVTDVVKPGQKNVVAVEIIKNDNIGAIKEKSAMNPDKNGGILGADNPTFHASIGWDWIPTVRGRNIGIWNDVYLSHTGDVTIENPFVRTELALPDTTSAKIFIELTLKNHKNEQVNGKLAGKFGDITLEQEVSLAPQETKVIKLDPSNCAALKLQNPKLWWPKGYGPQYLYDSSFSFNIDGAVSDKKEFKTGIRQMTFDDSNNVLKLYVNGRRFIGRGGNWGFSESNLNYRAREYDIAVAYHADMNFTMIRNWVGQVGDEEFYEACDRYGIMIWQDFWLANPADGPDPDNAEMFMANAEDYLKRIRNHSSIALYVGRNEGNPPEVIDNALRKMIPQVHPGIHYIPNSADGVVSGGGPYRALPVEEYFTMKSGIDKFHSERGMPNVMNYESLLLTFGKNNVWPQNSQWGFHDYTLEGAQQCATFNDMIAKGFGNMNDAKQFAEKAQWINYNGYRGMFEGRNKYRKGLLLWMSHPCWPSMVWQTYDYFLEPTAAYYGCKKACEPLHIQWNPSTNNIEVVNYSAGTHADLTAKAEIRNMDGSIQWTKETKLSSNEDTTEKCFMLEFPQNLSATHFIKLSLIENNQVVSDNFYLRGAEDGNFQAINQLPKVELKSSTNVKKVNGEWIMTTILKNDSATPALMIRLKVVGKKSGERILPIFYSDNYISLMPGENKVITMRFSDADTRGEEPIVVF; this is translated from the coding sequence ATGAGAAAGATTTGTCTTATTGTTTTGTTGCTCATTTCATGTAAAAGCAGCTATTCACAAACTAATTACTATACAAGAGGTATCGGTGTTTATCCGGGTAATCCACAAGAAAATTTTTCACCTAAATTGGTTCCGGATAATGAACACTATCGGAATGTTGCAAAATTAAAGAGTGCATATCACTCCTCGAGTTACGATTATAACCTCACAGCTCAGTTAATTACAGATGGTACAATTACTGATAAGCAGCCACCGTATATTAATGTATCAACCCCAAAGGGTGATTTACCTAAAAATGAGCGAGAATGGCTTTTTGATAGAGGCCCTTATTCAGAATGCAATATAAGTGGCGACAATGTTTACTTGCAATTAGCATTAAATGACTGCCATACATTGATTAATAAAATAATCATCAATGGTAGAGTTTCGTTTAACCAACAGAGAAATAATGGCTATGAGATTGTTTGTTATGGTTCTAATGATAAAAAGAATTGGAAAGAACTAGGTAAGAACAAAGGGAATGAATTTATAGGAAAAGAGCAGGCGCAGGCCGATTCTCCAGGAAAGAAATTAACCAGGCATTTTAACCAGACAATCACTTTCAATAAGACTGTAGATTACATCTATTACAAAATAGCTCTAAAGATGGCAGGTGCTCAAGAATGGAAAATTAGTGCTTGGGATTTTTATTGTAATGATAAGCAGGTGTTGATAACCCCATCTAAGTACTTTAATAGCACATGGATGAGTGCCGGTAATAGTAATGAATGGGTATATGTGGATTTTGGCGCTCCTGCCGAGTTTGATAAGGTTAAGCTTTATTGGGTAAACAAAGCCATAAAAGGAAAAATTCAGATATCTGATGATGCAGATAACTGGAAAACAATTGCCAATCTTCCTGGTGGAAGATTTAAAACGGATGAAATTTCCGTAAGTAAAACAAAGGCTCGTTATGTGCGTGTGACAATGGATAAGTCAGCTGACGGGAATCAATTTGTACTAAGTGAACTTGAGGTTTATGGTAAAGGAGGATTAGTGGCAGAACCTAAATCTCAACCCACAGCTACTAACCAGCATGTGTTCCTCAGCGGTGGAAACTGGCAACTACAACGAGCTTCGAATGTAAAAGGAAATGGTACTGAAATATCAAAAATAGAATACGAACCATCGGACTGGATCAGAGCAACCGTGCCTGGCACAGTCTTGTCAAGCTATTTTAATGTAGGTGCACTGCCAAATTCTAATTATGCTGATAATCAGATGCAGATTTCTGAGTCTTTCTTCAATTCTAATTTCTGGTATCGTGATGAATTTGAAATACCTGCTAACTACAAAAACGGACGTATTTTCCTAAACTTTGATGGCATAAACTGGAAAGCAAACATCTTTGTGAATGGCCAAACCGTAGGACGTATTGATGGCGCTTTTATGCGTGGCAAATTTGATGTCACTGATGTTGTAAAACCAGGACAAAAGAATGTAGTTGCTGTTGAAATTATTAAGAATGATAATATAGGTGCGATAAAAGAAAAGTCAGCGATGAACCCTGACAAGAATGGGGGGATTTTAGGAGCAGATAATCCAACTTTCCATGCTTCGATAGGTTGGGACTGGATTCCTACTGTTCGTGGTAGAAATATTGGTATTTGGAATGATGTGTACCTCTCTCATACAGGTGATGTTACTATTGAGAACCCATTTGTTCGCACAGAATTGGCATTGCCGGATACAACCTCAGCAAAGATATTTATTGAACTGACATTGAAAAATCACAAAAACGAACAGGTTAATGGTAAACTTGCTGGTAAGTTCGGTGATATTACTTTAGAGCAAGAAGTCAGCTTGGCACCTCAGGAAACGAAAGTAATTAAATTGGATCCATCAAACTGTGCTGCGTTGAAACTTCAGAATCCTAAATTATGGTGGCCTAAAGGATATGGCCCGCAGTATCTCTACGATTCCAGCTTCTCTTTTAATATTGATGGAGCTGTATCTGATAAGAAAGAGTTCAAAACAGGTATCCGCCAGATGACATTTGATGATAGTAATAACGTTTTGAAACTTTACGTCAATGGCCGCCGATTCATAGGCCGTGGTGGAAACTGGGGATTTAGTGAATCAAATTTAAACTACCGTGCACGTGAATATGATATTGCAGTTGCATATCACGCGGATATGAACTTTACGATGATTCGCAACTGGGTAGGGCAAGTGGGCGACGAAGAATTTTACGAAGCCTGTGACCGTTATGGCATCATGATTTGGCAAGATTTCTGGTTGGCAAATCCAGCTGATGGTCCTGATCCAGATAATGCTGAGATGTTTATGGCCAATGCAGAAGATTATTTAAAACGCATTCGCAATCACTCATCAATTGCTCTTTATGTAGGACGCAATGAAGGTAACCCACCCGAAGTTATTGATAATGCTCTTCGAAAAATGATACCTCAGGTTCATCCGGGAATTCATTATATCCCCAACTCTGCAGATGGCGTTGTTAGCGGTGGCGGTCCATACAGAGCATTACCGGTTGAGGAGTATTTTACAATGAAAAGTGGCATTGACAAATTTCACAGCGAACGTGGTATGCCTAATGTTATGAACTATGAAAGTCTGTTGCTCACCTTTGGGAAAAATAACGTTTGGCCCCAGAACAGCCAATGGGGATTTCATGATTACACATTAGAAGGAGCACAACAATGCGCAACATTCAATGATATGATTGCTAAAGGGTTCGGTAATATGAACGATGCAAAACAATTTGCTGAAAAGGCTCAATGGATTAATTACAATGGTTATAGAGGTATGTTCGAGGGACGTAACAAATATCGTAAGGGATTGCTCTTATGGATGAGTCATCCTTGCTGGCCGTCAATGGTATGGCAAACGTACGATTACTTTTTGGAACCGACCGCTGCCTACTATGGATGTAAGAAAGCTTGTGAACCACTTCATATTCAATGGAATCCTAGCACGAACAACATTGAAGTTGTAAACTATAGTGCAGGCACTCATGCTGATCTCACCGCAAAAGCAGAGATTCGTAATATGGATGGTAGTATTCAATGGACCAAAGAAACAAAACTTAGCAGCAATGAAGATACCACTGAAAAGTGCTTTATGCTTGAATTTCCTCAAAACCTATCGGCAACCCACTTTATCAAACTAAGTTTGATTGAAAATAATCAAGTTGTTTCGGATAATTTCTATTTGAGAGGTGCAGAAGATGGTAATTTTCAAGCAATAAATCAATTACCGAAAGTAGAGTTGAAAAGCAGCACCAATGTTAAGAAAGTGAATGGAGAATGGATTATGACCACAATTTTGAAAAATGATTCGGCTACACCAGCTTTAATGATTCGACTTAAAGTTGTTGGTAAAAAGAGTGGAGAACGTATTCTTCCTATATTCTACAGTGACAATTATATATCATTGATGCCTGGCGAAAATAAAGTTATTACAATGAGATTCTCTGATGCGGATACACGAGGGGAAGAACCTATCGTCGTTTTTTAA
- a CDS encoding AGE family epimerase/isomerase produces MDMITNLKAEVLDVLQNNILLYWQIKMQDIDNGGFFGQMTGEESLNPEAEKGAILNARILWTYSAAYRLLKKEEYLTMATRAKRYVIDKFFDKEFGGVYWSLDKNGNPLDTKKQIYALGFAIYGLSEYHRATGDKEALDYAINLFHSIEKYSFDKVKNGYLEAFTREWNEIEDMRLSEKDANEKKTMNTHLHILEPYTNLYRVWKDEELKNQIKNLIVVFLDKILNKETNHLKLFFDEEWNGKDHIVSYGHDIEASWLIYEAASVLGEDELLKRVEKVIPKIADAASEGLRGDGGMVYEMNLETNEVDADRHWWVQAETVVGFFYLYKHFQREDALEKAVACWNYIKKHLIDYSNGEWYWSIKADGTVNTIDDKAGFWKCPYHNGRMCMEIIENNIL; encoded by the coding sequence ATGGATATGATAACGAATTTAAAAGCAGAGGTTCTTGATGTTCTGCAGAATAACATTCTTCTGTATTGGCAAATAAAGATGCAGGATATAGATAACGGTGGCTTTTTCGGACAAATGACGGGAGAAGAAAGTTTAAATCCGGAAGCTGAAAAAGGAGCGATACTCAATGCACGTATCTTATGGACTTATTCTGCAGCATATCGTCTACTGAAAAAAGAGGAATATCTTACGATGGCAACACGTGCAAAGCGGTATGTTATCGACAAATTCTTTGATAAGGAATTTGGAGGGGTTTATTGGTCTCTTGATAAAAATGGTAACCCGTTGGATACAAAAAAACAAATTTATGCTTTAGGTTTTGCCATTTACGGATTAAGTGAATATCACAGAGCTACAGGCGATAAGGAAGCGCTGGATTATGCAATAAATCTGTTTCATTCCATAGAAAAGTACAGTTTTGATAAAGTAAAGAATGGATATCTGGAGGCGTTTACCCGCGAATGGAATGAAATAGAAGATATGCGTTTAAGCGAGAAGGATGCCAATGAAAAGAAAACGATGAACACGCATCTTCATATTCTCGAACCATACACCAATCTTTACAGAGTATGGAAAGACGAAGAATTGAAGAATCAGATAAAGAATCTAATTGTTGTTTTTCTCGATAAAATATTAAATAAGGAGACTAACCATTTGAAACTATTCTTTGATGAAGAATGGAACGGGAAAGATCATATCGTTTCGTATGGACACGATATTGAGGCTTCCTGGCTTATTTATGAAGCTGCTTCTGTTTTGGGAGAGGATGAATTATTGAAAAGAGTGGAGAAAGTAATACCTAAGATTGCAGATGCTGCAAGTGAAGGTCTTCGCGGGGATGGAGGAATGGTCTATGAAATGAATCTGGAAACGAATGAAGTCGATGCGGATCGCCATTGGTGGGTTCAGGCAGAAACCGTGGTGGGATTCTTCTACTTGTATAAACATTTTCAACGGGAAGACGCTCTTGAAAAAGCAGTTGCATGCTGGAACTACATAAAGAAACATCTTATTGATTATAGTAATGGAGAATGGTACTGGAGTATCAAAGCAGATGGCACTGTGAATACAATAGATGACAAAGCAGGATTCTGGAAATGTCCGTACCATAATGGACGTATGTGTATGGAAATTATAGAGAATAATATTTTATAA
- a CDS encoding MFS transporter: MIKLTEKIGYGLGDMASSMFWKIFGMFLLFFYTDVYGLAPAAVGTMFLVTRVWDSFLDPVIGVIADRTNSPWGKFRPYLLFVAVPFGIIGVLTFVTPDFSIEWKLVYAYITYTLMMMVYSTINVPYASLLGVMTPNPKERTTLSSYRMFFAYLGSFIALLLIQPLVEFFSKMGGTINPQLGWTYGVGVIAVICVALFLGCFALTKERVKPIKKEEKSTLKEDLLDLWHNRPWWILLGAGIAALIFNSIRDGATIYYFKYYIFEDNSLKIASLGVTVTWTSLYLALGQAANMVGVALAAPVANNIGKKNTYLAAMSVATILSIVFFWFTREQLVLIFVFQALISICAGIIFPLLWSMYADIADYSELKCGRRATGLIFSSSSMSQKLGWTLGGALTGWLLAYFGFKANVIQSDSAIIGIKMMLSFLPALGTVLSVIFISFYPLSEKKVKNITLQLEERRKDLN; the protein is encoded by the coding sequence ATGATAAAACTAACAGAAAAAATAGGCTACGGTCTGGGAGATATGGCTTCTTCCATGTTTTGGAAGATTTTTGGAATGTTTCTTCTTTTCTTTTATACGGATGTTTATGGTCTGGCACCGGCAGCAGTGGGAACCATGTTTTTGGTGACACGAGTCTGGGATTCTTTTCTTGATCCGGTCATTGGTGTTATAGCCGACCGAACGAACTCCCCGTGGGGAAAGTTCCGGCCTTATTTACTTTTTGTAGCTGTACCCTTCGGAATCATAGGTGTCCTTACGTTTGTAACACCCGATTTCAGCATAGAGTGGAAACTGGTGTACGCCTACATCACATACACGTTGATGATGATGGTTTATTCAACGATTAATGTTCCGTATGCCTCCTTGCTAGGGGTTATGACCCCCAATCCGAAGGAACGAACCACCCTTTCTTCATATCGTATGTTCTTTGCCTATCTGGGTAGTTTTATCGCCTTGTTATTAATCCAGCCACTGGTTGAGTTTTTCTCCAAAATGGGAGGAACAATCAATCCTCAGCTTGGATGGACCTATGGAGTTGGAGTCATTGCTGTAATTTGTGTAGCACTGTTTCTGGGTTGTTTTGCCTTGACCAAAGAGCGGGTGAAACCGATAAAGAAAGAAGAAAAGAGCACGTTAAAAGAAGATTTGCTCGATTTGTGGCACAATCGTCCCTGGTGGATATTGTTGGGAGCAGGTATTGCCGCATTGATCTTCAACTCAATTCGTGACGGGGCAACAATTTATTATTTTAAATATTACATATTTGAAGATAACTCGCTTAAAATAGCGTCACTGGGGGTAACCGTAACATGGACCTCCCTTTATCTGGCACTGGGACAGGCCGCCAATATGGTAGGGGTAGCATTAGCTGCTCCTGTGGCCAATAATATCGGGAAAAAGAACACCTATCTTGCGGCAATGTCTGTTGCAACGATCCTTAGTATCGTTTTTTTCTGGTTTACCCGTGAGCAGTTGGTGCTTATATTCGTATTCCAGGCATTGATCAGCATTTGCGCAGGGATTATTTTCCCGCTCTTGTGGTCTATGTATGCAGATATAGCTGATTATTCCGAACTGAAATGTGGTCGTAGGGCTACGGGACTCATCTTCTCTTCTTCTTCTATGTCACAGAAATTAGGCTGGACATTAGGGGGAGCATTAACCGGATGGTTACTGGCTTATTTTGGATTCAAGGCAAATGTGATTCAATCGGATTCGGCCATTATCGGAATTAAGATGATGCTGAGCTTCCTTCCTGCACTTGGCACAGTGCTTTCGGTTATTTTCATTTCTTTCTACCCGCTGAGCGAGAAGAAGGTGAAGAACATCACTTTGCAACTGGAGGAGCGTCGTAAGGATTTAAACTAA
- a CDS encoding carboxypeptidase-like regulatory domain-containing protein has translation MKKTLTLAAALLIFGATASQAKGKDEPKSAEKTAAVSTYTLSGKVTDLKAGETLVGATVTVNGKKVFTDLDGNFTIENVSGKECEIQVNMISYKPEVVKVAISNKENKNIQIALKQ, from the coding sequence ATGAAAAAGACTTTAACTCTCGCGGCAGCTTTATTGATTTTCGGTGCAACAGCCTCACAGGCAAAGGGAAAAGACGAGCCTAAATCAGCAGAAAAGACAGCTGCAGTTTCTACTTACACCCTAAGCGGTAAAGTAACTGACCTGAAAGCGGGCGAAACCCTGGTGGGTGCAACAGTAACAGTTAATGGTAAAAAAGTTTTCACCGACCTGGATGGCAATTTCACCATTGAGAATGTAAGCGGAAAAGAGTGCGAAATTCAGGTTAACATGATTTCGTACAAGCCTGAAGTGGTTAAGGTTGCTATTAGTAATAAGGAAAATAAAAACATTCAGATTGCATTAAAACAATAG